From Microbacterium sp. 10M-3C3:
CACGGCGGAGCGTTCATCGGCGGCGACCTCGACATGCCGGAGGCGGATGCCGTGGCCCGCGGCCTGGCGCTGCGCACGGGCGCGCGCGTGGTGTCGGTGGACTACCGGCTCGCGGTCGACGGCGTGCACCATCCGGTTCCGGGCGACGACTGCGACGCCGTCTACGCGTGGCTGCGCGGTCAGGGGTACGCGCGCGTCGTGGTGGGCGGGGCGAGCGCCGGCGGCAACCTCGCCGCCGGCGTCGCCCGGCGCGCCGCGCTCGCGGGCGCCGCCCCCGACCTCGCGCTGCTGCTGTACCCCGTGCTGCACGCCGCGCTGCCGCCCGCGGACGCCGAGCTCGAGGCGTGTGTCGCGCAGGTGCCCGAGGCGTTCCGCTTCCGCCCCGAGGCCACCGCCGAGCTGAACGCCAACTACCTCGGCGGCGCCTCCGCCACTGCCGACGCGTTCCCCGGGCTCGCCGACGACCTGTCCGCGTTCCCGCCGACGTACCTCGAGACGGACGAGTTCGACGACCTGCGCTCGTCGGGTGCCGCGTTCGCCGCGCAGCTGCGCGACGCCGGCGTCGACGTCGAGGAGGTCGTGGCCGCCGGCGTCCCGCACGGTCACCTGAACGCGGTCGGATCGCCCTACGCCGCCGCGAGCATGGACCGCATGGGCCGCCGCATCCGCACCCTGGACTGCGGTTCGACTGGGGAGATCCGATGAGCGGCTTAAGAATCACGAAAAGGTAACGGGAAACTCTTCCGCGCCGTTACCTCGCCGTTATACAATCTTCGCACGGTGATCGTTTTGCTGTGGCGATCACCGGCATGTGATTGCAGGACACTCTTGGTGCAAGGGACAAGGGCCGGTCGGAAGCCTCTCCGACCGGCCCTTACTGCGTCCGCCCGGACCCGCACGCGCGGAGGCGTGGGAGGCTGGACACCCCGCCGAGAGGAGCGCCGTGTTCACGATGGTCGAGCGTGTCGAGATCGCCCGCGACGCCGCATCCGTCTTCGCATTCCTCACCGATCCGGCGCGTCGCGCCGAGTGGGACCGCTCGGTCGTCTCGGAGGAGCTGCTGACGCCCCCGCCGGTGAAGATCGGCAGCGCGATCCGCACGCGCATGACGGTCATGGGCCGCGAGATCGAGTTCGACTGGCGGGTGACCGCGTTCGACCCGCCGACGACGATGGCCGCCACGAGCACGTCGGGCACGATGCCGACGAGGCTGCGGTTCGACGTCGCCGACACGGATGCCGGATGCCGCGTCACCGCCACGATCGAGGCGTCGCCGAGCGGGATGCTGCGGATCGTCGAGCCGATCGTCGCGGAGTCGGCGCGCTCGACCCTGGCCGCCGGCCTCGCCCGCGCGAAGGCCCTGCTCGAGGGCTGAGGGCGGCTCAGTCGGCCGCGCGGGCGTTGTAGACGAGCGAGCCGCCGACGTCGACCGACTCGCGGTAGGCGCGGAAGACGGCGAGAGCCTCATCGCGCAGCACGCCGTCGACGACGTCGATGCCGCGGGCCCGGAACTGGTCGGCCCAGTCCTCGCGCATCGGGCCCTCGTCGAAGGTCGTGATCTCCTCGAGCTCCGGACCCGACCCCGCCACGACGAGCGTGCGCACGCCCGACCACATCGTCGCGCCGTAGCACTGCACGCACGGCCGCCAGTTGACGACGAGCTCGTGCTCGGGAAGCCCCGCGCCGCCCAGATCCCACGAGCCGACCGCCCGCTGCGCGGTGCCCAGCGCCATCACCTCGGCGTGCCCGGACGACACGCCGCTGCCGAGGACGACGTTGACGCCGACCGACACGATGCGCCCGGTCGCGGACTCGGCGACGAGTGCCGCGAACGGACCGCCGTTGCCCTCGCGCCAGTTGCGGTCGGCGAGCGCGTGCACCAGCCGCATCCGCTCCTCCCGCGTGGGCAGCACGTCGGGGACGTCGGCGAGGGCATCGCCGATCCAGGACGGCAGGGCGAGGGTGTACGAGTCGGCGGACAGCTGCATGCGGTTCTTTCCTTCGGTGCTCGGCGCCGCCGCGCGGCGCCCGCGTCCAGCATGCGCCGCGCGTGTTGACGCGGAGTTTCCCGTTGTGTCCGACGTGTAACGCCGCCGGCGCGGACCGGCCCGGCCCGGCTCAGTCGCTCAGCAGGCGCTCGCGCACGGCGCGGCGCTGCACCTTGCCGATGAGCGAGCGCGGGAGGTCGTCGACGGCGACGATGCGCTTGGGCACCTTGTAGGCGGCGAGTTGGCCGCGGCAGAACTCGCGGAGAGCGCTCGCGTCGAACGCGGCGCCCTCGCGGAGCACGACGGCGGCGACGACCTCCTCGCCGCCGGCGGACCGCGGCAGCCCGACGACGGCGGCGGCGGAGACATCCGGATGCTGCGCCAGCACCGACTCGACCTCGCTCGGGCTGACGTTGAACCCGCCCGTGATGATGAGCTCCTTCACGCGGTCGACGACGCTCACGAAGCCATCATCCGAGACCGTCACGATGTCGCCCGTGCGCAGCCACCCGTCGGCGAGCAGCACGGCGGCCGTCTCGTCGGGGCGCCCCCAGTACCCCTGGAACACCTGGGGGCCGCGGACCAGCAGCTCCCCCGCCTCACCCGGCGCGCGGTCGACGCTCGGGTCGTCGGGGTCGACGACGCGGATCTCGGTGCTCGGGAACGGCACCCCAACCGTGCCCGGCCGCCGCGTGGGTCCGATCGGATTGCCGAGGGCCACCGGTGAGGTCTCCGTCATCCCGTACCCCTCGACCAGCAGGCCGCCGGTGGCCTCCTCCCAGCGCGCGACAGTGGCGACCGGCAGGCTCATCGCCCCCGAGATCGCGAAGCGGATGCTGGAGAGGTCGACGCCCTTGCGCGTCGTCGCGCGGGCGAGCGCGTCGTACATCGGCGGGACGCCGGGGAGGAACGTCGGCGGGCTCTTGCGCGCCGCCGACACGACGAGGTCGACGTCGAACCGCGGGAAGAGCACGATCCGGGCACCGATCGAGATCGCGAACGTGAGGCACAGCGTGAGGCCGTAGGCGTGGAACATCGGCAGCACGGCGTAGAAGGTCTCCTCGCCCTCGTGCAGCCCCGGCACCCACGCGCGCCCCTGCGCGGCGTTGGAGCGGAGGTTGCGGTGCGTGAGGATCGCCGCCTTCGGGGTGCCGGTGGTGCCGCTCGTCAGCTGCAGCAGCGCGATGTCGTCGAGTGCGGGCGCGGGATGCCGCCGGGGCAGGCGCCGGCCGCCGACGAAGCGCGACCACTCGATCACGCCCTTCGCGGTCGGGGTCGCGGTGAGGGCGGCGCGCGACTCGCGTGCGCGGGGCACAGGCAGCCGCAGTGCGGCGCGCGTCGTCCACGGCATGGCCTCCGTCAGGTCGACCGCGACGATCGCCGCGGGCGCGATGTCGGCCGGGAAGTCGGCGACGACGTCGGCGACCTTGTCCCACACGATCGCCACGACGGCCTCGTGCACCTCGAACTGGTGGCGCAGCTCGCGCGGCGTGTAGAGGGGGTTGTGCTCGACGACGATCGCACCCAGGCGCAGCGCCGCGTAGAACGCGACGACGTGCTGCGGGCAGTTCGGCAGCACGAGCGCGACCCGGTCGCCCGCTTCGACCCCGAGACGGCGCAGCGCGTTCGCCGCGCGCGAGACCCGGTCGCCGAGCTCCGCGTAGGTCGTCTGCGCACCGAAGAACTCCAGCGCGACGTCGCGGCCGTAGCGGGCGACGGATGCGTCGAGCATGTCCACGAGAGTCTCCTCGACGGGCGCGATCTCGGGCGGCACGCCCTCGGCGTAGGCCGAGAGCCACGGACGGTCGGACAGCGGGCGGGGCGCACTCTCGGAGGTCACCTCCCACACAGTACGGCGCGGCGCCGAGCGTCGCCTGGCAGTGCGGGTCTGCCGCGGGGGGGGTGGTGCGCCGAGCGCGACCGGACGAGGATGGGGCGCCATGTGGATCGAGTGCTTCGCGCAGGACGAGCGGGTCGACGGCGACGACATCGACGCCCTCATCGACGACATGCTGCGGCACGTGCGCTCGGCGCACGACGTGCCGTACCACGACGACGAGGTGCGCGCATGGGCGCGCAACTTCGCCGAGGCATCGAGACGGCAGACCGGGCCGACCGAGCGGCTCGACGCGATCGGGCCGATCGAGGTGCATCCGGTGACGCCCGACCGCATCGACGACTGGCTGCAGTTCTTCGACCACGAGGCGTTCGCGGACAATCCCGACTGGGCGTCGTGCTACTGCCTGAGCCCGCACACCGGCGAGGACGCCGAGCGGCCGTGGCGCGACATCCGGGCCGACATGATCGAGCGCCTGCGGGCGGGCGCGACCCTCGGCTACCTCGCGTACGTGGACGGGCACGTCGCGGGGTGGGTGAACGCGTCGCCGCGCGCGACCTATCGCAAGTACGCCGACGTCGACCCCGGCGGCCCCGACCCCGCCCGCGTCGCCGGCGTCTCGTGCTTCGTCGTCGCGCCGCCCTACCGCCGCCACGGCGTCTCGTCCGCGCTGCTGGACCGCGTGGTCGCGGATGCGGCGGCGCGGGGCCTCACGCACGTCGAGGGGTATCCCGTCGACGCGGAGGGCTCCTCGGACGCGGCGCAGTTCCGCGGGCCGCGCGGGCTGTTCGCGGCGCGCGACTTCCGCCCCGTCGAGGAGAAGGAGCGCTACACCGTCGTGCGCCGCGACGTGTGAGCGCGAGCGCGCCGCGCGGACCGGGAAATCTTCACCGAATGTTCGAATCCTCCGATTGACGCAGAGGGATTTCCTTTCCTACGGTTTAGACAAGAGTCCAACTTCGGGCGTCACATCCCCCTCGACGCTCCGCAAGTCCGTCCCCCGGATCCCGCCGTCCCCCCGGCGATGTTCGGCGACCTTCGGCCTGCCGAAAGAGAGATCCGTGCTTTCCCGCTCCCCCCATGCCCGTTCGTCGCGCGCACGACGCCGAGCCGACCGCATCGCGCGTGTCGCGACGGCGGTCGCGCTCGTCGCCGGGGCGCTCATGGCACCCGGAGGCGTCGCGGCAGCGGCCACGGCACCGAGCGCACCGCAGAGCGCGGAGCCGAGCGCGGAGCCGACGAGCGCGCCCTCGGCCACCCCGACGGATGCGCCGTCCCCCGGGACCGAGGCGGCGCCCGCGCCGGCATCCCCCGCGGCCGAGTCGGACGCCGGCGCATCGCCGGATGTCCCCGAGGCGTCCAAGCCGTCGGAGCCCACCGCGCCGACCTCTGCGACCGGGCCTGCCGACCCCGGCGGCGACGCGCCGAGATCGAGCTCTGCGGACGCGACGCCCGAGACCACGGCGCTTCCCTTCGCCCCGCGCGCCGCCATCGGAGTTCTCGCCGCCGGAGTCCCCGAGCAGCCCGGTCAGGTGTGGGTCGAGACGTTCGAACAGGGGCTGAGCACCACGACGCCGACGGGCATCTCCACGTACGCGTCCGGCCGTTACACCGCCTCCACCGGGTGGGCCAACGGCACCGCCTGCACGGGCGTCCTGGTCAACTACACCGCGACGTACCCCAACACGGCCTTCTGCCCGTCGCAATCGCTCGGCGTCAGCACGCTCGCCGCCCGCGAAACCCGCCGCCTCGCCGACGTCCTCGGTCAGGTGGCGGCAGGGGTCGCCGGCGGGTCGGCGGCGAACGCGCCGGTGACCGGCTCGACCGCCTCCACCCGGAGCAATCACGCACTCGTCGCGTTCCCCTACGGGACCGTGACCGGGGGCAGCATCGTCGCGCAGACCACATCGGGCATCGGCGTGTTCGCCGGCGCATCCCGGTATTACACGCTGCAGTTCGACGCCGCGGGCGCACAGTGCGGCACGAACAACGCGTCCCTCTCGCTCGCCCTCGTCAGTGGCGCGACCGTTCTCCTGAATGCGTTCCCGAGCGGCGTCGTGCCGTGCGCGGCGACCGGCAGCGTCTTCTACGCCTCCTCCCCCGCACTGCCGGCGCAGGGCGGTGCTCTCGATCCCGCCCTCTCGGCCTCCGCGCGGGCGGCGACCTTCACGGGATCGGCCGCGGCCCTGCTCACTCCGGCGCAGATCGCGGCTGCGCAAGTGCGCCTGACGAATGCCACCACGGGAGCCGGCAGCGCCTTCGGCGTCGACGGCATCCGCGTGCTCGACGCGACCCCGAGCCTGGACTGGGCCTTCGCCCCCGCGACCGTCGCGGCGGGCACCCGCTCCACGCTGACATACACCATCACCAACACGAGCGAACTCGCCGCCAAAGCGGACTGGTCGTTCACCAACACGCTCCCGTCGGGACTCGTCGTCGCTCCCACACCCAACATCGCGGGCACGTGCACGCAGGCGACGGGCACGGCGTTCGCCGTGTCAGCCGCGGCCGGCGCCACCACGATCGGCGCGACCGGCGGCGATCTGCCGGCGGGCACGGCGAGCTGCACGGTGACCGTCGACGTCGTCGCCGCCGAGGCCGGCACCTACGCGAACACCCCGGCCTCGGTGGCGACGGTGCTGGCGGCTCCTGAGACCGCGAGCCTCACCGTGACGCCGGCGACACGCATCACGGTCCGCAAGAACCTCCCCGCGCGCACCGCATCCACCGACCAGGTCACCCTCTCGCTGCGCAGCGGAGGGACGGTGCTCGCGTCGGCGACCACCACGGGCACGGCGAC
This genomic window contains:
- a CDS encoding nucleoside deaminase yields the protein MQLSADSYTLALPSWIGDALADVPDVLPTREERMRLVHALADRNWREGNGGPFAALVAESATGRIVSVGVNVVLGSGVSSGHAEVMALGTAQRAVGSWDLGGAGLPEHELVVNWRPCVQCYGATMWSGVRTLVVAGSGPELEEITTFDEGPMREDWADQFRARGIDVVDGVLRDEALAVFRAYRESVDVGGSLVYNARAAD
- a CDS encoding GNAT family N-acetyltransferase, yielding MWIECFAQDERVDGDDIDALIDDMLRHVRSAHDVPYHDDEVRAWARNFAEASRRQTGPTERLDAIGPIEVHPVTPDRIDDWLQFFDHEAFADNPDWASCYCLSPHTGEDAERPWRDIRADMIERLRAGATLGYLAYVDGHVAGWVNASPRATYRKYADVDPGGPDPARVAGVSCFVVAPPYRRHGVSSALLDRVVADAAARGLTHVEGYPVDAEGSSDAAQFRGPRGLFAARDFRPVEEKERYTVVRRDV
- a CDS encoding long-chain-fatty-acid--CoA ligase — protein: MTSESAPRPLSDRPWLSAYAEGVPPEIAPVEETLVDMLDASVARYGRDVALEFFGAQTTYAELGDRVSRAANALRRLGVEAGDRVALVLPNCPQHVVAFYAALRLGAIVVEHNPLYTPRELRHQFEVHEAVVAIVWDKVADVVADFPADIAPAAIVAVDLTEAMPWTTRAALRLPVPRARESRAALTATPTAKGVIEWSRFVGGRRLPRRHPAPALDDIALLQLTSGTTGTPKAAILTHRNLRSNAAQGRAWVPGLHEGEETFYAVLPMFHAYGLTLCLTFAISIGARIVLFPRFDVDLVVSAARKSPPTFLPGVPPMYDALARATTRKGVDLSSIRFAISGAMSLPVATVARWEEATGGLLVEGYGMTETSPVALGNPIGPTRRPGTVGVPFPSTEIRVVDPDDPSVDRAPGEAGELLVRGPQVFQGYWGRPDETAAVLLADGWLRTGDIVTVSDDGFVSVVDRVKELIITGGFNVSPSEVESVLAQHPDVSAAAVVGLPRSAGGEEVVAAVVLREGAAFDASALREFCRGQLAAYKVPKRIVAVDDLPRSLIGKVQRRAVRERLLSD
- a CDS encoding SRPBCC family protein, whose product is MVERVEIARDAASVFAFLTDPARRAEWDRSVVSEELLTPPPVKIGSAIRTRMTVMGREIEFDWRVTAFDPPTTMAATSTSGTMPTRLRFDVADTDAGCRVTATIEASPSGMLRIVEPIVAESARSTLAAGLARAKALLEG
- a CDS encoding alpha/beta hydrolase fold domain-containing protein, producing the protein MTDATTTPTGRWAPEYAERVRRLWDVPGDPTDPAADGVDAWAEIAAPFGPPEAGELQVVDRLIPGPHGDVPVRVYARPGSLPATAVQWMHGGAFIGGDLDMPEADAVARGLALRTGARVVSVDYRLAVDGVHHPVPGDDCDAVYAWLRGQGYARVVVGGASAGGNLAAGVARRAALAGAAPDLALLLYPVLHAALPPADAELEACVAQVPEAFRFRPEATAELNANYLGGASATADAFPGLADDLSAFPPTYLETDEFDDLRSSGAAFAAQLRDAGVDVEEVVAAGVPHGHLNAVGSPYAAASMDRMGRRIRTLDCGSTGEIR